The Micrococcales bacterium genome contains a region encoding:
- a CDS encoding ubiquitin-like protein Pup — MEQIKGSASSRRRGEDQAGGEPGESGANQTQAQAGTQAIDDLLDSIDEVLETNAEAFVRSFVQKGGQ; from the coding sequence ATGGAACAGATCAAGGGCTCAGCCTCCTCGCGCCGGCGGGGCGAAGACCAAGCCGGGGGAGAACCGGGCGAAAGTGGTGCCAACCAAACCCAGGCTCAAGCCGGCACCCAGGCCATCGACGACCTGCTCGACTCGATCGACGAGGTCCTTGAAACCAACGCCGAGGCTTTTGTCCGTTCTTTTGTGCAAAAGGGCGGCCAATGA
- the prcB gene encoding proteasome subunit beta, which produces MSSARGLSGPYLTPGNSFVGFLAAEAPELMPTTRLVQASQATPATPSATTIVALTYRDGLVMAGDRRATVGHAIASREMEKVYPADSTTGIGVAGTAGPALELVRLYQLELEHYEKIEGTALSLEGKANRLGSMLRGRFAQALQGLAVVPLLGGFDRSEGRIFSYDLTGGHYAERDFAAVGSGAVYAKGSLKKLHKPRATSRAAIRTAIRSLMDAAEDDAATAGPDFGREIWPVVATVTAAGYRRLGQDDLAPVMAALRQEAS; this is translated from the coding sequence ATGAGCTCCGCCCGCGGGCTGAGTGGCCCCTACCTGACCCCTGGGAACAGCTTTGTCGGTTTTCTGGCGGCCGAGGCACCCGAACTAATGCCCACGACCCGGCTGGTCCAGGCCAGCCAAGCAACTCCCGCGACGCCATCGGCCACCACGATTGTGGCCCTGACCTACCGCGACGGCCTGGTTATGGCCGGCGATAGGCGGGCCACAGTGGGACATGCCATCGCCAGCCGCGAAATGGAGAAGGTCTACCCGGCCGATTCGACCACCGGCATAGGCGTGGCCGGCACTGCCGGGCCGGCCTTGGAATTGGTTCGGCTCTATCAACTTGAACTGGAGCACTACGAAAAAATCGAGGGCACGGCACTGTCCCTAGAAGGCAAAGCTAACCGCCTGGGTTCAATGTTGCGGGGACGGTTTGCTCAGGCCCTGCAAGGCTTGGCCGTGGTGCCGCTATTGGGCGGTTTTGACCGCAGCGAAGGACGCATCTTCTCCTATGACCTAACAGGCGGCCACTATGCCGAACGCGATTTCGCCGCCGTGGGCTCCGGCGCTGTCTATGCCAAAGGGTCGCTGAAGAAACTGCATAAACCGCGCGCCACCAGCCGGGCTGCTATCCGCACCGCCATCCGGTCGCTCATGGACGCGGCCGAAGACGACGCCGCTACCGCCGGTCCGGACTTTGGCCGCGAAATCTGGCCGGTGGTGGCCACCGTCACCGCGGCCGGCTACCGGCGCCTTGGCCAGGACGATTTGGCCCCAGTCATGGCCGCCTTGAGGCAGGAGGCGTCATGA
- the prcA gene encoding proteasome subunit alpha yields the protein MSLPMYVPPEQLIKDRADFARKGVRRGRPAVVLSFSGGVLLASHNPSRALVKIGEIYDRIAFAAVGKYNEFETLRVAGVRFADLRGYAYDRSDVSGRALAGAYAQTLAAAFTTEAKPFEVELAVAEVGPVPAEDAVFHVSYDGSVSDEHAWAVLGGASDEARQTVAEGWRADLTLPDAARLALAVLGSQLPLGQIESALLHRGRDGRAFERLDGSWWRAVGLK from the coding sequence ATGAGCTTGCCGATGTATGTACCGCCGGAACAGCTGATCAAGGACCGGGCCGATTTCGCCCGCAAAGGTGTGCGCCGCGGCCGGCCCGCGGTGGTGCTGTCGTTTAGCGGCGGCGTTTTGCTGGCCAGCCACAACCCCTCACGGGCGTTGGTCAAAATTGGCGAAATCTACGACCGAATCGCTTTTGCCGCTGTGGGCAAGTACAACGAGTTCGAAACCCTCAGAGTGGCCGGAGTTCGCTTCGCTGACCTGCGCGGTTATGCCTACGACCGGTCAGATGTGTCTGGACGGGCGCTGGCCGGAGCCTACGCCCAGACCTTGGCGGCGGCCTTCACCACCGAAGCCAAACCGTTCGAAGTCGAACTGGCCGTGGCCGAGGTCGGTCCGGTGCCGGCCGAGGATGCGGTTTTCCACGTTTCCTACGACGGTTCGGTCAGCGACGAGCATGCTTGGGCCGTGTTGGGTGGCGCCAGCGATGAGGCACGCCAAACCGTGGCTGAGGGCTGGCGGGCGGATTTGACCTTGCCCGATGCCGCCCGGCTGGCTTTGGCTGTCTTGGGCAGCCAGTTGCCGCTGGGGCAAATTGAATCGGCTCTGTTACACCGCGGGCGCGACGGTCGGGCCTTTGAGAGGCTTGACGGCAGCTGGTGGCGAGCGGTCGGGCTGAAGTGA
- a CDS encoding proteasome accessory factor PafA2 family protein yields MASGRAEVTGRIIGLETEYGINLDGGELGPEQVARELFQPVVEWGRSTSVFTSSGGRLYLDVGSHPEFATPECACLSDLVAQDVAGQRIMAGLAQAATARLAASGQAGRVHLIKNNADSAGSSFGCHENYCVPRAKAAQCAELLIPFLVSRQILVGAGHVRVDPVGARLTLSARSDHVFEATSSATTRARPMINTRDEPHADGSIWRRLHVIVGDSSICQATTWLKVGSTDLVLRAIEQGLASGHLELDQPVQALRQIAHGYLDQPAVALRAGGTVTAPQLQQAYFELAEKVADSEADLALLDLWRRVLEGWQSGDFTAVAGEIDWVIKDRLIRRYQERTGASLLDPRVARLDLAYHDIGTEGLAGRLEASGGMTQVVASQRAAAAVLAPPAGTRAQVRGAFVDAARAAGQDYVADWTNLKLAGPGGGQAVTVLDPYGQDAEPAWALVEQLGLQARAGQVLALDGIMAQQAQTTERTD; encoded by the coding sequence GTGGCGAGCGGTCGGGCTGAAGTGACCGGCCGCATTATTGGCCTGGAGACTGAATACGGTATCAACCTTGACGGCGGCGAATTGGGCCCGGAGCAAGTCGCCCGCGAACTGTTCCAGCCGGTGGTCGAATGGGGCCGGTCAACTTCGGTTTTCACCTCATCCGGCGGCAGGCTGTATCTAGATGTTGGTTCGCATCCGGAGTTCGCCACGCCCGAATGCGCCTGTCTCAGCGACCTGGTGGCCCAAGATGTGGCCGGGCAGCGGATCATGGCTGGACTGGCCCAAGCGGCCACGGCTCGTTTGGCGGCGTCAGGACAGGCCGGACGCGTCCATTTGATCAAGAACAACGCCGATTCGGCTGGTAGCTCCTTTGGTTGCCACGAAAACTATTGCGTGCCTAGAGCCAAAGCCGCCCAATGCGCCGAGTTGCTGATCCCCTTCCTGGTCAGCCGGCAAATCTTGGTTGGCGCCGGGCATGTGCGTGTCGACCCGGTTGGGGCCAGGCTGACCTTGTCTGCCCGCTCGGATCATGTCTTTGAGGCCACCAGCTCGGCCACAACCCGGGCTAGGCCCATGATCAATACCCGCGACGAACCTCACGCTGATGGCTCGATCTGGCGACGCTTGCACGTGATTGTCGGAGATTCGTCAATCTGTCAGGCCACCACTTGGCTGAAGGTCGGCTCGACCGATCTGGTGCTGCGAGCCATCGAACAGGGTTTGGCCTCTGGCCACTTGGAGTTGGACCAGCCGGTTCAGGCCCTCAGGCAAATTGCCCATGGTTACCTCGATCAACCGGCCGTGGCCTTGCGGGCCGGCGGCACCGTTACGGCGCCGCAGCTGCAACAGGCCTATTTCGAGCTGGCGGAAAAGGTAGCTGACTCCGAGGCCGACTTGGCTCTGCTTGACCTTTGGCGGCGGGTGCTTGAGGGCTGGCAGTCAGGCGATTTCACGGCCGTGGCCGGTGAAATTGACTGGGTCATCAAAGACAGGTTGATCCGGCGATACCAGGAAAGGACAGGCGCCTCACTGTTGGATCCGCGGGTGGCGCGGCTCGACCTGGCCTACCACGACATCGGCACTGAGGGTCTGGCTGGCCGGCTGGAAGCCTCCGGCGGTATGACCCAGGTGGTGGCGAGCCAGCGAGCGGCCGCCGCCGTGCTGGCGCCACCGGCCGGGACCAGAGCCCAGGTGCGTGGCGCTTTTGTCGATGCGGCCCGGGCGGCCGGCCAAGACTACGTCGCTGACTGGACCAATCTGAAACTGGCCGGCCCAGGCGGCGGGCAGGCCGTGACTGTGTTGGATCCTTATGGTCAAGACGCCGAGCCGGCTTGGGCTTTGGTCGAGCAACTAGGCCTGCAAGCCAGGGCCGGCCAGGTCTTGGCCCTTGACGGCATAATGGCCCAGCAGGCCCAGACAACAGAAAGGACCGATTAG
- the hisF gene encoding imidazole glycerol phosphate synthase subunit HisF, with translation MSVAIRVIPCLDVDAGRVVKGVNFLNLRDAGDPAELAARYDSEGADELTFLDISASASGRATMVEVVERTAEHVFVPLTVGGGIRSVEDVDRLLRAGADKVSLNTAAITRPELIGEIAARFGSQVLVLSVDARRCTDGVETDSGYQVTTHGGRQGCDLDAVAWAKRGQELGVGEVLLNSMDADGTTDGFDLEMLKVVRQAISVPLIASGGAGQVEHFVEAAKAGADAVLAASVFHFGVLTIAQVKQGLRAAELDVR, from the coding sequence ATGAGTGTGGCCATTAGGGTGATTCCCTGTCTGGACGTGGACGCCGGACGGGTGGTCAAAGGCGTTAATTTCCTAAATCTGCGTGATGCCGGTGACCCGGCTGAGCTGGCCGCCCGCTACGACTCTGAGGGTGCGGACGAGTTGACCTTCCTGGACATTTCGGCCTCGGCCAGCGGCCGGGCGACCATGGTTGAAGTGGTTGAACGCACGGCCGAACACGTTTTTGTGCCACTGACTGTGGGTGGTGGCATCCGCTCCGTTGAGGATGTTGACCGGCTGCTTCGAGCTGGAGCCGACAAAGTCTCGCTCAACACTGCCGCCATCACCAGGCCGGAGCTGATTGGTGAGATTGCCGCGCGTTTCGGTTCGCAGGTATTGGTTTTGTCGGTTGACGCCAGGCGCTGTACCGATGGCGTCGAAACTGATTCGGGTTATCAGGTCACTACCCACGGCGGGCGTCAAGGCTGCGATCTCGATGCCGTGGCTTGGGCCAAACGCGGTCAGGAGCTCGGCGTGGGTGAGGTTCTGCTCAACTCGATGGACGCCGACGGCACAACCGACGGTTTCGATCTGGAGATGCTAAAGGTAGTGCGTCAGGCCATTTCGGTTCCGTTGATCGCCAGCGGTGGTGCCGGCCAAGTCGAGCACTTCGTCGAAGCCGCCAAGGCCGGCGCGGACGCCGTCCTGGCGGCCAGCGTTTTCCACTTTGGTGTCCTGACAATCGCCCAGGTCAAGCAGGGCCTGCGGGCGGCCGAGTTGGATGTGCGTTAG
- the hisI gene encoding phosphoribosyl-AMP cyclohydrolase, whose protein sequence is MRPERLSFDDRGLIPAIVQQAGSGEVLMLGYMDLEAVNRTLTTGRTWFWSRSRQEYWCKGETSGHIQKVVSVAADCDADALLVTVEQTGPACHTGANSCFDTNPLTG, encoded by the coding sequence ATGAGGCCTGAGCGGCTCAGTTTTGATGACCGGGGCCTAATCCCGGCCATTGTCCAGCAGGCGGGCAGCGGCGAAGTGCTGATGCTGGGGTACATGGATCTTGAGGCTGTCAACAGGACTTTGACGACCGGCCGGACCTGGTTTTGGTCCCGTTCACGCCAGGAGTACTGGTGCAAAGGGGAGACCTCAGGCCATATCCAAAAGGTGGTGTCGGTGGCGGCTGACTGCGACGCCGATGCGCTTTTGGTGACGGTCGAACAGACTGGGCCGGCCTGCCACACCGGCGCCAATAGTTGCTTCGACACCAACCCCCTGACCGGCTAA
- a CDS encoding DUF4190 domain-containing protein, protein MTVHWPGDHEPAGEAATDAAPPPPDPEAYAPASAYPGYQAYPGYQGYAPYPMSPGYYPTAWPGQFAPPDRSHNGLGVAALVCGIAGLLPFYLIPATIAAVITGHMGLAAAKKQRADNRGLALAGLICGYIGVGLNLLAIALLAFFLANVERGLYEGPTLVSLAAGYL, encoded by the coding sequence ATGACCGTGCACTGGCCAGGCGACCATGAGCCGGCTGGAGAGGCCGCGACTGATGCCGCGCCTCCGCCGCCCGATCCCGAGGCCTACGCGCCGGCATCGGCCTACCCGGGCTACCAGGCTTACCCTGGCTACCAGGGCTACGCGCCTTACCCAATGAGTCCCGGCTACTATCCAACTGCCTGGCCGGGCCAGTTCGCCCCGCCAGACCGCTCGCATAACGGCCTGGGTGTGGCCGCCCTTGTTTGCGGCATCGCTGGCCTCTTGCCCTTCTATTTGATTCCGGCCACGATCGCCGCTGTCATTACCGGCCACATGGGGCTGGCCGCGGCCAAAAAGCAACGGGCGGATAATCGAGGTTTAGCCTTGGCCGGGCTGATCTGCGGCTATATCGGCGTTGGGCTAAACCTATTGGCTATTGCGCTGCTGGCTTTCTTCCTGGCCAACGTTGAGCGTGGACTGTATGAAGGCCCGACTCTCGTGTCGCTGGCGGCGGGGTATCTTTGA
- a CDS encoding DUF4190 domain-containing protein has translation MSQTPTQPEYPGYQQNPYGAPPPAPYGAYPYQQNQAQLMSQSKNGLGVAALICGIGSWVILPLLAAVAAIILGSMGKKAADQGLANNRGMSQAGSILGWINVGITVFVGVLVLILFVAGVLVINSTTY, from the coding sequence ATGAGTCAGACACCGACGCAACCTGAATACCCCGGCTATCAGCAAAACCCCTACGGTGCCCCACCCCCGGCGCCATATGGCGCCTATCCCTACCAACAAAACCAGGCGCAGCTGATGTCCCAGTCCAAGAACGGTCTGGGCGTGGCCGCGCTGATCTGCGGCATTGGGTCGTGGGTGATTTTGCCGCTGCTGGCGGCGGTCGCGGCGATCATCCTGGGTTCAATGGGCAAAAAGGCGGCAGACCAGGGTCTAGCCAACAACCGCGGCATGTCGCAAGCCGGTTCGATTCTGGGCTGGATCAACGTTGGTATTACGGTTTTCGTGGGCGTGCTGGTATTGATTCTCTTCGTCGCCGGCGTCCTGGTCATCAACTCCACCACCTACTAG
- the trpC gene encoding indole-3-glycerol phosphate synthase TrpC, whose amino-acid sequence MSVLDAIVEGVRLDLEERQRRLPLDAVKEQAQRAPEVRECLATLADRSAVSVIAEVKRASPSKGDLASIPDPGRLASRYEQGGAAAISVLTESRRFKGSLDDLDRVRRAVDIPVLRKDFIVSSYQVWEARAHGADLVLLIVAALSQPALVSLVERTGSLGMTALVEIHDSDELDRALAAGAKLVGINARDLTTLKVDQGLFASLAPRVPKGITLVAESGVAGPADLVAYARAGARAVLVGEYLATSTDPKQAVCQLACLGAHPSTRVNRV is encoded by the coding sequence GTGTCCGTTCTAGATGCCATAGTCGAGGGCGTGCGGCTGGATTTGGAGGAGCGTCAAAGACGCTTGCCGCTTGACGCAGTCAAGGAACAAGCCCAGCGTGCCCCTGAGGTGCGTGAATGTCTGGCGACGTTGGCCGATAGGTCGGCAGTTTCGGTGATTGCCGAGGTCAAGCGGGCCAGCCCGTCAAAAGGCGACTTGGCTTCGATTCCTGACCCGGGGCGACTGGCCAGCCGGTACGAGCAGGGCGGCGCGGCCGCTATTTCGGTGCTGACCGAATCACGCCGCTTCAAGGGCAGCCTCGATGACCTCGACCGGGTCAGGCGGGCCGTGGACATCCCGGTTCTGCGCAAAGACTTCATTGTTAGCTCATATCAGGTTTGGGAGGCCCGGGCGCACGGAGCCGATCTAGTGCTGCTGATAGTGGCCGCTTTGAGCCAGCCGGCCCTGGTTTCGCTAGTTGAGCGGACCGGGTCTTTGGGCATGACCGCTCTGGTCGAAATTCACGACAGCGACGAGTTGGACCGTGCCTTGGCCGCCGGCGCCAAGCTAGTTGGGATCAACGCCCGCGATTTGACCACCTTGAAAGTTGATCAGGGCCTTTTCGCATCGCTGGCCCCGCGGGTGCCGAAAGGCATCACCTTGGTGGCCGAATCGGGCGTGGCCGGGCCGGCCGATCTAGTGGCCTACGCTCGGGCTGGCGCCCGGGCCGTGCTGGTGGGCGAATACCTGGCAACCTCAACTGACCCGAAACAGGCCGTTTGCCAGCTGGCCTGCCTGGGCGCCCATCCATCGACCAGGGTCAACCGGGTATGA